The following coding sequences lie in one Falco naumanni isolate bFalNau1 chromosome 18, bFalNau1.pat, whole genome shotgun sequence genomic window:
- the LOC121099051 gene encoding keratin, type I cytoskeletal 14-like — translation MSTTVRQYSSSTSLKGFGGLAGGSSRLSSVRVGGGGYRAPSVHGGSSSYSVSSRIVSGLGSGYGGSYCSSVGGGLGSGFGGSYGAGFGAGFGAGFGGGFGGGFGGGDGILPAGEKETMQNLNDRLAAYLDKVRALEEANTDLEVKIREWYKKQGPGPDRDYSPYYRTIEELRNKVLVATVDNANFLLQIDNARLTADDFRNKFETEQALRLSVESDINGLRRVLDELTLARADLEMQIENLKEELAYLKKNHEEEMNALRGQVGGEISVEMDAAPGIDLTKILAEMREQYESLADKNRRDAEQWFFSKTEELNREVAINTEQLQSGKTEITELRRTIQSLEIDLQSQLSTKAALEGTLADTEARYGTQLAQLQGLITSVEEQLAELRCDMERQNHEYRVLLDVKCRLEQEIATYRRLLEGEDAHMSSLYISQPVKEAPITTRQIRTIFEEVQDGKVISSREQITQAAH, via the exons ATGAGCACCACTGTCAGGCAGtactcctcctccacctccctcAAGGGGTTCGGTGGCCTGGCTGGGGGCTCCAGCAGGCTTTCCTCCGTGCGAGTTGGGGGAGGGGGCTACAGAGCCCCCAGCGTCCACGGAGGCTCCAGCAGCTACTCTGTCTCTTCCCGCATCGTCTCGGGGCTCGGCAGCGGCTATGGGGGCAGCTACTGCAGCAGCGTAGGAGGGGGCCTCGGCAGTGGCTTTGGGGGTAGCTACGGGGCTGGCTTTGGGGCTGGCTTTGGAGCCGGCTTCggggggggctttgggggaGGCTTTGGAGGCGGCGATGGCATCCTGCCGGCTGGCGAAAAGGAGACGATGCAGAACCTCAACGACCGCCTGGCTGCCTACCTGGACAAAGTGCGTGCCCTGGAGGAGGCCAACACCGACCTGGAGGTCAAGATCAGGGAATGGTACAAGAAGCAGGGACCTGGTCCAGACCGTGACTACAGCCCCTACTACAGGACTATCGAGGAGCTCAGGAACAAG GTGCTGGTGGCCACAGTCGACAACGCTAACTTCCTCCTGCAGATCGACAACGCCAGGCTGACAGCTGATGACTTCCGGAACAA GTTTGAGACGGAGCAGGCTCTGCGCCTGAGCGTGGAGTCCGACATCAACGGCCTGCGCAGGGTCCTGGATGAGCTGACCCTGGCCAGAGCTGACCTGGAGATGCAGATCGAGAACCTGAAGGAGGAGCTGGCCTACCTCAAGAAGAACCACGAGGAG GAGATGAATGCCCTGCGTGGGCAGGTGGGTGGAGAGATCAGCGTGGAGATGGATGCTGCTCCTGGAATCGACCTCACCAAGATCCTGGCTGAGATGAGGGAGCAGTACGAGAGCCTGGCGGACAAGAACCGCAGGGACGCCGAGCAGTGGTTCTTCAGCAAG ACGGAAGAGCTGAACCGGGAGGTGGCCATCAACACCGAGCAGCTCCAGAGCGGCAAGACGGAGATCACCGAGCTGCGACGCACCATCCAGAGCCTGGAGATCGACCTGCAGAGCCAGCTCAGCACG AAAGCGGCGTTGGAGGGCACCTTGGCCGACACAGAAGCCCGCTACGGCACCCAGCTGgcccagctgcaggggctgATCACCAGCGTGGAGGAGCAGCTGGCCGAGCTGCGGTGCGACATGGAGCGCCAGAACCACGAGTACAGGGTCCTCCTGGACGTCAAATGCCGCCTGGAGCAGGAGATCGCCACGTACCGCCGGCTCCTGGAGGGTGAAGACGCCCA CATGTCTTCCCTCTACATCTCGCAGCCTGTGAAAGAAG CACCTATAACTACCCGTCAAATCCGCACGATCTTTGAGGAAGTCCAGGATGGGAAGGTGATCTCCTCCCGCGAGCAGATCACCCAGGCTGCCCACTGA
- the LOC121099052 gene encoding LOW QUALITY PROTEIN: keratin, type I cytoskeletal 14-like (The sequence of the model RefSeq protein was modified relative to this genomic sequence to represent the inferred CDS: deleted 1 base in 1 codon) — MSTTVRQYSSSTSLKGFGGLAGGSSRLSSVRVGGGGYRAPSVHGGSSSYSVSSRIVSGLGSGYGGSYCSSVGGGLGSGFGGSYGAGFGAGFGAGFGGGFGGGDGILPAGEKETMQNLNDRLAAYLDKVRALEEANTDLEVKIREWYKKQGPGPDRDYSPYYRTIEELRNKILAATVENANIVLQIDNARLAADDFRTKFETEQALRLSVESDINGLRRVLDELTLARADLEMQIENLKEELAYLKKNHEEEMNALRGQVGGEISVEMDAAPGIDLTKILAEMREQYESLADKNRRDAEQWFFSKTEELNREVAINTEQLQSGKTEITELRRTIQSLEIDLQSQLSTKAALEGTLADTEARYGTQLAQLQGLITSVEEQLAELRCDMERQNHEYRVLLDVKCRLEQEIATYRRLLEGEDAHISSQYSSAMSSHSGRDVMTSSRQVRTIVEEVQDGKVVSSREQVALTTR, encoded by the exons ATGAGCACCACTGTCAGGCAGtactcctcctccacctccctcAAGGGGTTCGGTGGCCTGGCTGGGGGCTCCAGCAGGCTTTCCTCCGTGCGAGTTGGGGGAGGGGGCTACAGAGCCCCCAGCGTCCACGGAGGCTCCAGCAGCTACTCTGTCTCTTCCCGCATCGTCTCGGGGCTCGGCAGCGGCTAT GGGGGCAGCTACTGCAGCAGCGTAGGAGGGGGCCTCGGCAGTGGCTTTGGGGGTAGCTACGGGGCTGGCTTTGGGGCTGGCTTTGGAGCCGGCTTCGGGGGGGGCTTTGGAGGCGGCGATGGCATCCTGCCGGCTGGCGAAAAGGAGACGATGCAGAACCTCAACGACCGCCTGGCTGCCTACCTGGACAAAGTGCGTGCCCTGGAGGAGGCCAACACCGACCTGGAGGTCAAGATCAGGGAATGGTACAAGAAGCAGGGACCTGGTCCAGACCGTGACTACAGCCCCTACTACAGGACTATCGAGGAGCTCAGGAACAAG ATTCTTGCTGCAACTGTTGAAAATGCCAACATCGTCCTACAGATTGACAACGCCCGGCTGGCAGCTGATGACTTTAGAACCAA GTTTGAGACGGAGCAGGCTCTGCGCCTGAGCGTGGAGTCCGACATCAACGGCCTGCGCAGGGTCCTGGATGAGCTGACCCTGGCCAGAGCTGACCTGGAGATGCAGATCGAGAACCTGAAGGAGGAGCTGGCCTACCTCAAGAAGAACCACGAGGAG GAGATGAATGCCCTGCGTGGGCAGGTGGGTGGAGAGATCAGCGTGGAGATGGATGCTGCTCCTGGAATCGACCTCACCAAGATCCTGGCTGAGATGAGGGAGCAGTACGAGAGCCTGGCGGACAAGAACCGCAGGGACGCCGAGCAGTGGTTCTTCAGCAAG ACGGAAGAGCTGAACCGGGAGGTGGCCATCAACACCGAGCAGCTCCAGAGCGGCAAGACGGAGATCACCGAGCTGCGACGCACCATCCAGAGCCTGGAGATCGACCTGCAGAGCCAGCTCAGCACG AAAGCGGCGTTGGAGGGCACCTTGGCCGACACAGAAGCCCGCTACGGCACCCAGCTGgcccagctgcaggggctgATCACCAGCGTGGAGGAGCAGCTGGCCGAGCTGCGGTGCGACATGGAGCGCCAGAACCACGAGTACAGGGTCCTCCTGGACGTCAAATGCCGCCTGGAGCAGGAGATCGCCACGTACCGCCGGCTCCTGGAGGGTGAAGACGCCCA CATCTCTTCCCAGTACTCCTCCGCTATGTCCTCACACTCTGGCAGAGATG TGATGACATCTTCCCGTCAGGTTCGCACAATCGTTGAGGAGGTGCAGGACGGGAAGGTGGTCTCCTCCCGGGAGCAGGTTGCGCTTACCACTCGCTAG